Proteins co-encoded in one Oikeobacillus pervagus genomic window:
- a CDS encoding nitroreductase family protein, which translates to MSIKETIRSRRSIKQFNGEPVSEKEVLSVLEDAVWAPNHGVREPWRFVVAADDGKARLLDILKEQTIGPKWKDMQQDEVAKAMQKFTNVGAFVFVIVPEDARQKERLEDFAAASALIQNAQLLAWEMGIGTCWKTPVFLDHPKFREALHVHRGERIVGMLQFGHFDIVPKGKERTPIEEKITRL; encoded by the coding sequence GCCGATCGATTAAACAATTTAACGGAGAGCCTGTATCGGAGAAAGAAGTATTATCTGTATTAGAAGATGCGGTATGGGCGCCAAATCATGGGGTACGTGAACCTTGGCGATTTGTTGTCGCAGCGGATGATGGGAAAGCCCGCTTATTAGACATCCTGAAAGAACAGACGATTGGACCGAAATGGAAGGATATGCAACAAGATGAAGTAGCTAAAGCCATGCAAAAATTTACGAATGTTGGAGCCTTTGTTTTTGTCATTGTACCTGAAGATGCTAGACAGAAAGAAAGATTAGAGGATTTTGCTGCTGCGAGTGCTCTTATTCAAAATGCCCAGTTGTTAGCATGGGAAATGGGAATCGGAACCTGTTGGAAAACACCAGTTTTCCTTGATCATCCTAAATTCCGTGAAGCCCTCCATGTTCACAGAGGAGAGAGAATCGTTGGAATGTTGCAATTTGGACATTTTGACATTGTTCCAAAAGGCAAGGAACGAACACCTATTGAAGAAAAAATAACAAGATTATAA
- a CDS encoding CsbA family protein has product MIDKIILAIFLPGILVVFFTRVTYNQMISLVLTVALIAASVYKGYTNTWLLIILDAASLTAGFYFANQMVKRAKKRT; this is encoded by the coding sequence ATGATTGATAAAATCATTTTAGCCATCTTTTTACCTGGAATCCTTGTCGTCTTTTTTACAAGAGTTACATACAATCAGATGATTAGCCTCGTGTTGACGGTCGCCTTAATTGCTGCGTCTGTTTATAAAGGATATACAAATACATGGTTGTTAATCATTTTAGATGCTGCATCTTTAACAGCGGGATTTTATTTTGCAAATCAAATGGTGAAACGGGCAAAAAAACGCACTTAG
- a CDS encoding DsrE/DsrF/DrsH-like family protein has translation MKVAIIAANGNAFDAYKVFNIATAAAATDGEVAVFFTFEGLNLIHKEGHKQLPLPEGKEAFQEGFEKANVPSIPELVEMAREMGVKFIACQMTMDVMGLEEEALVDGVEVGGAATFLNFAKDANITLSF, from the coding sequence ATGAAAGTAGCGATTATTGCAGCGAATGGAAATGCGTTTGATGCTTATAAAGTATTTAATATTGCAACAGCGGCAGCCGCAACAGATGGAGAAGTAGCTGTGTTCTTTACGTTTGAAGGTTTGAATTTAATTCATAAGGAAGGTCATAAACAACTTCCACTTCCAGAAGGAAAAGAAGCTTTCCAAGAAGGTTTTGAAAAGGCAAATGTACCTTCGATTCCAGAATTAGTAGAGATGGCAAGAGAGATGGGTGTGAAATTTATCGCTTGTCAAATGACGATGGATGTGATGGGGCTTGAGGAAGAGGCCTTAGTAGATGGAGTGGAAGTCGGCGGGGCCGCAACGTTCTTAAACTTCGCGAAAGATGCAAATATTACTTTAAGTTTCTAA
- a CDS encoding glutaredoxin family protein: MQSNITVYTTNSCPYCVMLKNFLNEQGLPFKEVNVQQDQEAAQRLIETTGQMGVPQTEVNGQWVIGFDPNTIMSLLKK, from the coding sequence ATGCAATCCAATATTACCGTGTATACAACGAATTCATGTCCATATTGTGTGATGTTAAAAAATTTTCTAAATGAACAAGGACTTCCTTTTAAAGAAGTAAATGTTCAACAAGATCAAGAAGCTGCACAACGATTAATCGAAACAACTGGACAAATGGGGGTACCACAAACTGAAGTGAATGGACAATGGGTGATCGGTTTTGATCCAAATACGATCATGTCTCTTTTAAAAAAATAA
- a CDS encoding metal-sensitive transcriptional regulator, which yields MKYNKNVQNRLKRMEGQVRGVIRMMEEDQNCADVVTQLSAIKGAIDRTIGIIVSTNLEHCVRENIEKNESTDDLVKEAVHLLVKSR from the coding sequence TTGAAATATAATAAAAATGTACAAAATCGATTGAAACGGATGGAAGGGCAAGTGAGGGGAGTCATCCGAATGATGGAAGAAGATCAAAATTGTGCAGATGTTGTTACACAGTTAAGTGCTATAAAAGGGGCGATCGATCGAACCATCGGGATTATTGTGAGTACGAATTTAGAGCATTGTGTTCGTGAAAACATAGAGAAAAACGAAAGCACGGATGATCTTGTAAAAGAAGCCGTTCATTTATTAGTGAAAAGTCGTTAG
- a CDS encoding sulfurtransferase TusA family protein, with translation MVETNLTVDAKGLSCPMPIVKARKAMNEIQDGEVLEVLATDKGSKADIQAWAKQIGHQYLGTIEEESVLKHYIRKALSSESTEERSYEKTATNEELLKYLDQSVQIVDVREPAEYVFGHIPNAVSAPFGDLATHAVKLDKEKNTYVICRTGNRSDLACQQLVQLGFTNVWNVVPGMSQWNGPIEK, from the coding sequence ATGGTCGAAACAAATTTAACAGTAGATGCGAAAGGACTTTCATGCCCAATGCCTATTGTGAAAGCACGAAAAGCGATGAATGAGATTCAAGATGGTGAAGTATTAGAAGTTCTTGCAACCGATAAGGGATCAAAAGCAGATATTCAAGCATGGGCTAAGCAAATCGGACATCAATATTTGGGAACGATCGAAGAAGAGAGTGTATTAAAGCATTATATTAGAAAAGCGTTAAGCTCAGAATCAACAGAAGAGAGATCTTATGAGAAAACAGCTACGAATGAAGAGTTATTAAAATATCTAGATCAATCTGTGCAAATTGTCGATGTAAGAGAACCAGCAGAATACGTATTTGGTCATATTCCGAATGCAGTTTCGGCTCCATTTGGTGACCTAGCTACACATGCAGTAAAACTTGATAAAGAGAAAAACACCTATGTGATTTGCCGAACTGGTAATCGGAGTGATTTAGCCTGTCAGCAATTAGTTCAACTTGGCTTTACTAATGTATGGAATGTTGTCCCAGGCATGAGCCAATGGAATGGACCGATTGAGAAATAA
- a CDS encoding sulfurtransferase TusA family protein: protein MNITKEIDAKGLSCPMPIVRAKKGIDEINTGEVLQLVTTDKGSQTDVKAWTEATGHKLLEMKEEDGVFSFWIEKA, encoded by the coding sequence ATGAATATCACAAAAGAAATTGATGCAAAAGGTTTATCTTGTCCAATGCCTATTGTTAGAGCGAAAAAGGGAATTGATGAAATCAATACGGGTGAAGTTTTACAATTAGTGACGACTGACAAAGGGTCACAAACGGATGTAAAAGCATGGACAGAAGCAACAGGACATAAACTGCTTGAAATGAAAGAAGAAGATGGCGTATTTTCATTTTGGATTGAAAAAGCATAG
- a CDS encoding sulfite exporter TauE/SafE family protein: MEFSFGFILLIFAIGFIGSYISGMVGIGGSIIKYPMLLYIPSMLGFVAFSAHEVSGISAVQVFFATIGGVWAYRKSGYLNKTLIIYMGVAILLGSFIGGFGSKIMSEGGINIIYGVLAAIAAIMMFIPKKGLDDIPIEEVQFNKWLAALSAFVVGIGAGIVGAAGAFLLVPIMLVVLEIPTRMTIASSLAITLISSIGSTIGKVMTGQVLLVPAIIMVIASLIASPLGAKAGQKINTKFLQLFLAILILATAVKIWFDLLF; this comes from the coding sequence ATGGAGTTTTCATTCGGATTTATCTTATTAATCTTTGCCATTGGGTTTATCGGTTCTTATATTTCCGGAATGGTTGGAATTGGCGGATCGATTATTAAATACCCTATGCTACTATATATTCCTTCCATGCTTGGATTTGTGGCTTTCTCTGCACATGAGGTTTCAGGAATCAGTGCAGTACAAGTCTTTTTCGCTACGATTGGTGGTGTTTGGGCCTATCGGAAAAGTGGCTACTTAAATAAAACACTCATCATCTATATGGGGGTGGCGATTTTACTCGGTAGTTTCATTGGGGGATTTGGCTCGAAAATCATGTCCGAAGGTGGAATTAATATCATTTATGGGGTTTTAGCTGCGATTGCGGCTATTATGATGTTTATTCCTAAAAAAGGGCTGGATGACATCCCAATTGAAGAGGTTCAATTTAATAAATGGCTTGCCGCTTTATCAGCCTTTGTTGTCGGGATTGGGGCTGGAATTGTAGGAGCTGCAGGGGCCTTTTTGTTAGTACCGATTATGCTCGTTGTATTGGAAATCCCGACAAGAATGACAATCGCAAGCTCTCTTGCGATTACGTTGATTTCTTCCATCGGTTCTACGATTGGGAAAGTGATGACAGGACAGGTATTATTAGTCCCTGCGATTATTATGGTCATTGCAAGCTTAATTGCCTCCCCGTTAGGAGCGAAGGCTGGGCAAAAAATCAATACAAAATTTCTACAGTTGTTCCTGGCGATCCTTATTTTAGCAACAGCCGTAAAAATTTGGTTTGATTTATTATTTTAA
- the uvrB gene encoding excinuclease ABC subunit UvrB, producing MMNQFELVSKYSPQGDQPSAIQKIVQGIEEGKRIQTLLGATGTGKTFTISNVIKEVNKPTLIIAHNKTLAGQLYSEFKEFFPNNAVEYFVSYYDYYQPEAYVPQTDTYIEKDASINDEIDKLRHSATSSLFERNDVIIIASVSCIYGLGSPEEYRELVVSLRVGMELERNDLLRKLVDVQYERNDIDFRRGTFRVRGDVVEIFPASRDEHCIRIEFFGDEIDRIREVDALTGEIIGEREHVAIFPASHFVTREEKMKKAIKNIEKELAEQLKVLREENKLLEAQRLEQRTNYDLEMMREMGFCSGIENYSRHLTLRPPGSTPYTLLDYFPDDFLMVVDESHVTIPQVRGMYNGDQARKKVLVDHGFRLPSAMDNRPLKFEEFEKHIHQIVCVSATPGPYELEHSPEMVEQIIRPTGLLDPQIDVRPIEGQIDDLLGEIQERIEKNERVLITTLTKKMSEDLTDYLKEIGIKVQYLHSEVKTLERIEIIRDLRLGKYDVLVGINLLREGLDIPEVSLVAILDADKEGFLRSERSLIQTIGRAARNAEGHVIMYADKITESMEKAINETKRRRETQEAYNKKHGITPKTIQKEIRDVIRATHAAESGEVYETGKGKHKKLPAKERNRLITSLESEMKEAAKALDFERAAELRDAILELKSEG from the coding sequence ATGATGAATCAATTTGAGCTTGTTTCAAAATATAGTCCACAAGGGGATCAGCCTTCTGCTATTCAAAAGATTGTTCAAGGGATTGAAGAAGGAAAGAGAATCCAGACACTCTTAGGGGCTACAGGTACAGGGAAAACTTTTACGATATCGAATGTGATTAAAGAGGTGAATAAACCCACATTGATCATCGCCCATAATAAAACATTAGCTGGCCAATTATACAGTGAATTCAAAGAGTTTTTCCCTAACAATGCAGTGGAATATTTCGTAAGCTACTATGATTATTATCAACCGGAAGCTTATGTCCCGCAAACAGATACATATATTGAGAAAGATGCCAGTATTAATGATGAAATTGATAAGCTTCGACACTCCGCTACCTCTTCCCTTTTTGAACGGAATGATGTCATTATTATTGCTAGTGTTTCTTGCATATATGGTTTGGGGTCTCCAGAAGAATATCGGGAACTCGTCGTATCATTAAGAGTTGGAATGGAACTGGAGCGAAATGATTTGCTTCGTAAATTAGTGGATGTTCAATATGAGAGAAATGATATTGATTTTCGACGTGGAACCTTTCGAGTACGGGGAGATGTTGTTGAAATTTTTCCAGCTTCTCGAGATGAGCATTGTATTCGAATTGAATTTTTCGGTGATGAGATTGACAGAATTCGTGAGGTAGATGCTTTAACAGGTGAAATTATCGGAGAACGTGAGCATGTAGCCATTTTCCCAGCCTCCCACTTCGTTACGAGAGAAGAGAAGATGAAAAAGGCGATTAAAAATATCGAAAAGGAATTAGCGGAGCAGTTAAAAGTATTAAGAGAAGAAAATAAACTTCTTGAAGCACAAAGACTTGAACAAAGGACGAATTATGATTTAGAGATGATGAGGGAGATGGGATTTTGTTCGGGAATTGAAAACTACTCCCGTCATTTAACCTTACGTCCGCCAGGCTCTACACCGTATACATTATTAGACTATTTTCCAGATGATTTTTTAATGGTTGTGGATGAATCACATGTAACGATCCCGCAAGTACGTGGAATGTATAATGGGGACCAAGCACGAAAAAAAGTACTAGTCGATCATGGTTTTCGGCTTCCTTCCGCAATGGATAATCGGCCATTAAAGTTTGAAGAATTTGAGAAACATATTCATCAAATAGTTTGCGTATCCGCGACACCTGGTCCTTATGAACTTGAGCATTCTCCTGAAATGGTGGAGCAAATTATTCGACCTACGGGCTTATTAGATCCGCAAATTGACGTCCGACCAATTGAAGGTCAAATTGATGATCTACTTGGAGAAATTCAGGAGCGAATCGAGAAAAACGAGCGGGTTCTCATCACGACTTTAACGAAGAAAATGTCAGAGGATCTAACGGATTATTTAAAAGAAATCGGCATCAAGGTTCAATATTTACATTCTGAAGTCAAAACGCTTGAACGGATTGAGATTATTCGTGATCTTAGATTGGGGAAATATGACGTTTTAGTAGGAATTAACTTATTAAGAGAAGGTTTAGATATTCCTGAAGTCTCATTAGTGGCGATTTTAGATGCGGATAAGGAAGGTTTCTTGCGTTCGGAGCGTTCTCTAATTCAGACGATTGGTCGAGCAGCCCGTAATGCGGAAGGTCATGTCATTATGTATGCAGACAAAATAACTGAATCCATGGAGAAAGCGATCAATGAAACGAAGCGTCGGCGAGAAACGCAAGAGGCTTATAATAAAAAACATGGAATCACACCGAAAACGATTCAAAAAGAAATACGCGATGTCATTAGAGCGACACATGCAGCTGAATCAGGGGAAGTATATGAAACAGGAAAAGGTAAACATAAGAAGTTGCCAGCAAAAGAAAGAAATCGACTTATTACTAGTTTAGAGTCGGAAATGAAAGAAGCAGCGAAAGCTTTAGATTTCGAAAGAGCTGCTGAACTCCGCGATGCTATTTTAGAGTTGAAATCGGAAGGATGA
- the uvrA gene encoding excinuclease ABC subunit UvrA yields the protein MGKDQIIVKGARAHNLKNIDITIPRDQLVVVTGLSGSGKSSLAFDTIYAEGQRRYVESLSAYARQFLGQMDKPDVDAIDGLSPAISIDQKTTSRNPRSTVGTVTEIHDYLRLLFARVGHPICPTHGIEITSQTIEQMVDRILEYPERTKLQVLAPIVSGRKGAHVKVLEDIKKQGYVRVRVDGEMRDIEEEIELEKNRKHSIEVVVDRIVVKEGIESRLADSLETSLKLGEGRVMIDIIGQEELLFSEHHACPHCGFSIGELEPRMFSFNSPFGACPTCDGLGSKLKVDIDLIIPNWELSLNEHALAPWEPTSSQYYPQLLKAVCDHYGIDMDIPVKDIPEDLFKKVLYGSDNEKIYFRYENDFGQVREGHIEFEGVIHNVERRYRETSSEYVREQMEKYMAEQKCPTCKGHRLKKESLAVKIDGLHIGEISSFSIEEADQFFHNLTLSEKEMKIAQLILREIRERLGFLVNVGLDYLSLRRAAGTLSGGEAQRIRLATQIGSKLTGVLYILDEPSIGLHQRDNDRLIQTLQDMRDIGNTLIVVEHDEDTMIAADYLIDIGPGAGVHGGEIVSAGTPDEVMKDPKSLTGQYLSGKKFIPLPLERRSSDGRFLEIVGAKEHNLKNVKVKIPLGTFVAVTGVSGSGKSTLVNEVLHKSLAQKLYRAKSKPGVHKEIKGIEHLEKVIDIDQSPIGRTPRSNPATYTGVFDDIRDVFAATNEAKVRGYKKGRFSFNVKGGRCEACRGDGIIKIEMHFLPDVYVPCEVCHGKRYNRETLDVQYKGKTIADILEMNVEDALEFFENIPKIKRKLQTIVDVGLGYVKLGQPATTLSGGEAQRVKLASELHRRSTGRSIYILDEPTTGLHVDDISRLLFVLQRLVENGDTVLVIEHNLDVIKAADYIIDLGPEGGDKGGKIIAVGTPEEVAEVKGSYTGKYLKKILERDRKRMQDRISEMELAEQSN from the coding sequence TTGGGAAAAGATCAAATCATAGTTAAAGGTGCACGTGCGCATAATTTGAAAAATATTGATATCACAATCCCTAGGGATCAGCTTGTCGTTGTTACAGGATTATCAGGTTCAGGGAAATCTTCACTTGCCTTTGATACCATTTATGCGGAAGGGCAAAGACGTTATGTTGAATCATTATCAGCATATGCGCGTCAATTTCTTGGGCAAATGGATAAACCAGATGTTGATGCGATTGATGGGCTCTCACCTGCCATTTCCATTGATCAGAAAACAACGAGTCGTAATCCCCGTTCAACAGTTGGGACAGTAACAGAAATCCATGATTATTTACGCTTGCTGTTTGCACGTGTTGGCCACCCTATTTGTCCAACTCACGGGATTGAAATTACTTCACAGACAATCGAACAAATGGTCGACCGAATTTTAGAATATCCAGAACGGACGAAGTTACAAGTGTTAGCTCCCATCGTTTCCGGAAGAAAAGGAGCTCATGTGAAAGTTCTTGAGGATATAAAAAAACAAGGGTATGTCCGTGTTCGTGTAGATGGTGAAATGCGTGATATAGAGGAAGAGATTGAACTAGAAAAAAATAGAAAACATTCAATTGAAGTGGTAGTCGACCGAATTGTTGTGAAAGAGGGAATTGAGTCGCGCCTTGCCGATTCCCTTGAAACATCCTTGAAGTTAGGGGAAGGGCGAGTAATGATCGATATCATCGGTCAAGAAGAATTACTTTTTAGTGAACATCATGCATGCCCCCATTGTGGCTTTTCAATTGGTGAATTAGAGCCTCGGATGTTTTCTTTTAATAGTCCATTTGGAGCTTGTCCAACTTGTGATGGTCTTGGTTCCAAGTTAAAAGTAGATATTGATTTAATTATTCCTAACTGGGAACTAAGTTTAAATGAACATGCCCTAGCCCCTTGGGAACCGACAAGTTCACAATATTACCCGCAATTACTTAAAGCAGTTTGTGATCATTACGGGATTGACATGGACATTCCCGTGAAAGATATTCCGGAAGATTTATTCAAAAAGGTGTTATATGGTTCTGATAATGAAAAAATATATTTCCGTTATGAAAATGATTTTGGACAAGTTCGTGAAGGCCATATTGAGTTTGAAGGAGTCATCCACAATGTGGAGCGACGTTACCGGGAAACAAGCTCTGAGTATGTTCGCGAACAAATGGAAAAATATATGGCTGAGCAAAAATGCCCAACATGTAAAGGGCATCGCTTAAAAAAAGAAAGCTTAGCAGTGAAAATTGATGGGTTACATATAGGGGAAATATCTAGTTTCTCCATTGAAGAGGCGGATCAATTTTTTCACAACTTAACATTAAGTGAGAAGGAAATGAAGATTGCCCAACTCATTTTACGGGAAATTCGTGAACGATTAGGTTTTCTCGTCAATGTCGGACTTGATTATTTATCCTTGCGCCGAGCTGCTGGAACGCTTTCTGGAGGGGAAGCACAGCGAATTCGTTTGGCAACTCAAATCGGTTCAAAATTAACAGGAGTACTCTATATTTTAGATGAACCCTCGATCGGCCTTCATCAGCGTGATAATGACCGGCTCATTCAAACATTGCAAGATATGAGGGATATTGGCAATACATTAATCGTTGTAGAACATGATGAGGATACGATGATAGCTGCCGATTATTTAATCGATATTGGGCCTGGAGCGGGAGTGCATGGCGGAGAAATTGTGTCAGCGGGAACTCCTGATGAAGTAATGAAAGATCCGAAATCCTTAACGGGTCAATATTTATCAGGGAAGAAGTTTATTCCTTTACCTCTTGAACGAAGATCCTCTGATGGTCGATTTTTAGAGATCGTCGGGGCAAAGGAACATAATTTAAAAAATGTAAAAGTGAAAATCCCACTAGGTACGTTTGTAGCGGTTACGGGTGTATCGGGTTCAGGAAAAAGTACATTAGTGAATGAAGTTTTACATAAATCATTAGCCCAAAAGCTTTATAGAGCGAAAAGTAAACCGGGAGTACACAAGGAAATTAAAGGGATCGAACATTTAGAAAAAGTCATTGATATTGATCAATCGCCTATTGGTAGAACTCCTCGTTCAAACCCGGCAACCTATACAGGTGTCTTTGATGATATCCGCGATGTGTTTGCAGCAACAAATGAAGCAAAAGTACGTGGGTATAAAAAAGGACGTTTTAGTTTTAATGTCAAGGGTGGGCGTTGTGAAGCTTGCCGAGGAGATGGGATTATTAAAATTGAAATGCACTTCCTTCCAGATGTATATGTTCCCTGTGAAGTATGTCATGGAAAGCGGTATAACCGTGAAACCTTAGATGTGCAATATAAAGGTAAAACCATCGCAGATATTTTAGAAATGAATGTAGAAGATGCATTAGAGTTTTTTGAAAACATCCCTAAAATAAAACGGAAGCTACAAACGATTGTCGATGTCGGTTTAGGTTATGTGAAACTGGGACAACCAGCGACGACGTTATCAGGAGGGGAGGCACAAAGGGTGAAGTTAGCTTCTGAACTCCATCGCCGCTCAACAGGTCGTTCTATTTATATATTAGATGAGCCTACAACAGGGCTTCATGTCGATGATATCTCACGATTACTATTTGTCCTGCAACGTCTTGTGGAAAATGGGGATACCGTTTTAGTGATCGAACATAATTTAGACGTGATTAAAGCGGCAGATTATATTATTGATCTTGGTCCTGAAGGCGGAGATAAGGGAGGAAAGATCATTGCGGTTGGAACCCCAGAGGAAGTAGCGGAAGTGAAGGGTTCCTATACAGGTAAATATTTGAAGAAAATATTAGAACGAGACCGCAAGCGCATGCAAGATCGTATTTCCGAAATGGAATTAGCAGAACAATCTAATTAA
- the nagB gene encoding glucosamine-6-phosphate deaminase — protein MNIIRVATYKDLSEKASQILLKQIKEKSNSVLGLATGGSVIGTYELLVEDHKKNKTPYNQIKTVNLDEYIGLKPNNPYSYHYFMNQYLFQHIDLLEQHTHVPKGVSDDFQNECHQYEQTIEQLGGIDLQLLGVGVNGHIGFNEPGTSFQSKTHIVDLSPSTIEVNSRFFNTIEEVPTKAITMGIQTIMNSKKIVLLASGKTKAPILKEILKGEVTENVPASVLNQHPDVTIIADEEALAN, from the coding sequence ATGAACATCATTCGAGTAGCTACATACAAAGATTTAAGTGAAAAAGCATCGCAAATATTATTAAAGCAAATTAAAGAAAAGTCCAATTCAGTTCTCGGTTTAGCTACTGGCGGATCTGTCATTGGAACTTATGAATTGCTTGTTGAAGATCATAAAAAAAATAAAACACCTTATAATCAAATTAAAACGGTTAACTTAGATGAATATATTGGATTAAAGCCAAATAACCCATATAGTTATCATTATTTTATGAATCAATATTTATTCCAACATATTGACCTTTTAGAGCAACATACCCATGTACCAAAAGGGGTATCAGATGATTTTCAAAATGAATGTCATCAATACGAACAGACGATTGAACAACTAGGTGGAATTGATTTGCAGTTACTTGGGGTCGGCGTTAATGGACATATCGGTTTTAATGAACCGGGGACTTCTTTTCAATCAAAAACGCATATTGTCGACCTTTCACCATCGACCATTGAAGTCAATTCTCGCTTTTTTAATACGATTGAAGAAGTGCCAACAAAGGCCATCACGATGGGAATTCAAACGATTATGAACAGTAAGAAAATCGTATTATTAGCTTCTGGGAAAACAAAAGCTCCAATTTTAAAAGAAATCTTAAAAGGGGAAGTAACGGAAAATGTACCTGCTTCCGTTTTAAATCAACATCCAGATGTGACGATCATTGCAGATGAAGAGGCATTAGCAAATTAA
- a CDS encoding DUF4097 family beta strand repeat-containing protein, which translates to MQDERKRILELVEKGAITANDALTLLEALDEETKTKDQKESKMMNELVEVVSEKQKEESESTSKSNFEQTKEKLLNFVQMAVTKVKEIDLQLGKAVEFSHVFQHSQPNLNEIKVDMAYGNVILSPWEQEDVRVECQVKVYHSNQLDEARDTFLRNSHFNVRNGVLSFSTPFKWMKVETTFFIPNTLLNKISVKILNGSFDGRNIHTNDFEIKTGNGKIDIRKIIAEKMEAEAANGQMYITEANCGKLEAETITGSIQMDGTLKEIEAKSFNGNISCLIRNSTAKSIEVKAVTGNIEVNIPANTPIQGEIKTNLGNLLVPEQNVRIIENKKEMIQKQMIFQSEDESLKTSIQGESKTGSVMIKEIPQ; encoded by the coding sequence ATGCAGGATGAGAGAAAACGAATATTAGAACTTGTCGAAAAAGGAGCTATTACAGCGAATGATGCATTGACCCTTCTTGAAGCTTTAGATGAGGAAACGAAAACAAAAGATCAAAAAGAATCGAAAATGATGAATGAACTTGTAGAGGTTGTTTCCGAGAAACAGAAAGAAGAATCGGAATCTACTTCGAAAAGTAATTTTGAACAGACAAAAGAAAAATTACTTAATTTTGTTCAAATGGCGGTCACGAAAGTCAAAGAAATCGATCTTCAACTAGGAAAGGCTGTTGAGTTTTCACATGTATTCCAACATTCACAGCCTAATTTAAATGAAATAAAAGTGGATATGGCCTATGGAAATGTCATTCTTTCGCCTTGGGAACAAGAAGATGTTCGAGTTGAATGCCAAGTAAAAGTGTATCATTCCAATCAATTGGACGAAGCAAGAGATACCTTTTTACGGAATTCACATTTCAATGTGCGAAATGGTGTCCTATCCTTTTCAACCCCATTTAAGTGGATGAAGGTAGAGACGACATTTTTCATTCCAAACACACTTTTGAATAAAATTTCCGTAAAAATTTTAAACGGTTCCTTTGATGGAAGAAACATTCATACGAATGATTTCGAAATAAAAACTGGAAACGGAAAAATTGATATTCGCAAAATAATAGCTGAAAAAATGGAAGCCGAAGCGGCAAACGGGCAAATGTATATAACGGAGGCCAACTGTGGAAAGTTAGAAGCTGAAACGATTACAGGTTCCATTCAAATGGATGGAACTCTAAAAGAAATTGAAGCAAAGTCTTTCAATGGAAATATCAGCTGTTTGATTCGTAATTCAACTGCTAAAAGCATTGAGGTGAAAGCAGTTACTGGAAATATAGAAGTGAATATCCCTGCCAATACCCCAATTCAAGGCGAAATCAAAACCAATTTAGGAAATTTACTTGTTCCTGAGCAAAATGTTCGTATCATTGAAAATAAAAAGGAAATGATTCAGAAACAAATGATTTTTCAAAGTGAAGATGAATCATTGAAGACCTCTATTCAAGGAGAGTCCAAGACGGGTTCGGTTATGATTAAAGAAATCCCACAATGA
- a CDS encoding PspC domain-containing protein: MKKVTRSTHDRKIAGVLGGLSEWLGIHSSVVRVLFILFLFPSGMFPLVISYGLLMFVLSNEEDVLIE; this comes from the coding sequence ATGAAAAAAGTAACTCGTTCGACTCATGACCGAAAAATAGCTGGAGTATTGGGTGGACTATCGGAATGGTTGGGTATTCATTCCTCAGTTGTTCGTGTACTGTTTATTTTATTTTTATTTCCATCAGGAATGTTTCCTTTAGTGATCTCATATGGATTACTAATGTTTGTACTATCAAATGAAGAGGATGTTTTAATTGAATGA
- a CDS encoding phage holin family protein translates to MRWLISILLNAVLFLAMAGYFEGVYVSGFGAAVMASILLSILNLLVKPILIIFTLPATILTLGLFLFVINALTLLLTDSIMGDSFNISGFGMALLMAVLMSLFNVVLQNTILSKDKR, encoded by the coding sequence ATGAGATGGTTAATTAGTATACTTTTAAATGCAGTTTTATTTTTGGCGATGGCAGGATATTTTGAGGGTGTTTATGTTTCCGGTTTTGGAGCAGCTGTTATGGCAAGTATACTGCTATCAATCTTAAATCTATTAGTCAAGCCAATCTTAATTATATTTACATTGCCAGCAACGATTTTAACGTTAGGTTTATTTTTATTTGTCATCAATGCTCTTACTCTGTTATTAACCGATTCAATAATGGGGGATTCATTTAATATTTCTGGATTTGGGATGGCCTTACTCATGGCGGTTCTGATGTCGCTCTTTAATGTCGTCCTCCAAAATACCATTCTTTCCAAAGACAAACGCTAA